A region from the Mercenaria mercenaria strain notata chromosome 7, MADL_Memer_1, whole genome shotgun sequence genome encodes:
- the LOC123555254 gene encoding uncharacterized protein LOC123555254 yields the protein MALRFPFLLCLVVSTEFVVIKTQEATGPICYSCVRTDNPEDCRQSVTCTSNQVCSVQEVIAPHGDFYFWSGCEDIGVCEDLSYTGTLNQIIGRRQTSSQESRCSYCCDGDMCNRNCTSFVNLALHKPAYQSSVDYNGPANLAVDGNKTKNYYKGSCTHTKMNIIRGGQWIFKMTIGLLKSNCMKEMMLAVMVVHFTSKFWSAQSTPQS from the exons ATGGCAC TCAGATTTCCTTTCCTACTGTGTTTGGTGGTTTCGACAGAGTTTGTTGTAATAAAAACACAAG AAGCAACTGGACCAATTTGTTATTCATGTGTACGGACGGACAACCCCGAAGACTGCAGACAATCAGTAACTTGTACAAGCAACCAG GTTTGTAGTGTACAAGAGGTGATAGCTCCGCATGGTGACTTCTATTTCTGGTCAGGCTGTGAAGATATAGGG GTCTGCGAGGATCTATCGTACACAGGCACGCTGAATCAAATCATTGGAAGACGACAGACGTCCAGTCAAGAGTCAAGATGCTCGTATTGTTGCGACGGTGACATGTGCAATCGGAACTGCACGT CATTTGTGAACCTTGCCCTTCATAAGCCTGCTTACCAGAGTTCAGTGGACTATAATGGTCCAGCCAATCTTGCAGTGGACGGCAACAAGACCAAAAACTACTACAAGGGTTCCTGCACACATACTAAAATGAACATTATCCGTGGTGGGCAGTGGATCTTCAAAATGACTATAGGATTACTAAAGTCAAACTGTATGAAAGAGATGATGCTGGCGGTGATG GTCGTTCATTTCACCTCAAAATTCTGGTCAGCACAGTCAACGCCACAAAGTTAG